One part of the Dysidea avara chromosome 10, odDysAvar1.4, whole genome shotgun sequence genome encodes these proteins:
- the LOC136237055 gene encoding uncharacterized protein: MKILLIIVLLFGIATAQPLGVTDVFVSSGGDHPDEVQVVSHIDNGGIFGNVFMAQRRSNDHTKLSAMFEGLQDAPGDSYGLYILDYPTNRDVQNPCDDLGDIYDPDGNLGTFNYTERCRADHTQCAIGDLATRHGGFNATDEFIDFGRDFNLPTSGPRSVVGRSIVVRRLDGDDSNLACSNIEVPTQSRVLRGRFSTVMSGDVFIILPRYDYVDYTKNEKTLISVDLERIDGGPPNTNMHGWQIQRGYADSGNECDKLDPILGQRTVRVGDDTCSELNHRTCPLGDLTAKCGTLSVVNNRMRAFCTDNQLGLVSFSTLDRAVLSILAPLSNRIMECVQLEEQRPSGAIINFRNLRTQPAVFVHVVFSQLTQFDPIYYRTYIIRLNGDADNLIVYDGDNPDLTTCTNLGDVLGGMSSVANPRTSDQYPAGELGPKIGGLMGKRESRTHGLTSSIPISDIIGRPVALTRSDGTIWGCGEVQNYYNAPYMPPDDVVDYLDIWKGPSQ, encoded by the exons ATGAAGATTTTGTTGATAATAGTTTTGTTGTTTGGAATTGCCACTGCTCAGCCCCTAGGGGTAACTGATGTCTTTGTAAGCAGTGGAG GTGATCATCCAGATGAAGTTCAAGTGGTGTCTCATATTGATAATGGTGGGATATTTGGTAATGTGTTCATGGCACAACGACGCTCTAATGATCACACTAAATTGTCTGCTATGTTTGAAGGATTACAAGATGCACCAGGGGATTCTTATGGACTATATATTTTAGACTATCCAACAAATCGTGATGTTCAAAATCCCTGTGATGATCTTGGTGACATTTATGATCCTGATGGTAATCTAGGGACATTTAATTACACTGAACGTTGTCGAGCTGATCATACACAATGTGCTATTGGAGATTTAGCAACCAGGCATGGTGGTTTTAATGCCACTGATGAATTCATTGACTTTGGTAGAGATTTCAACCTCCCAACTTCCGGACCAAGAAGTGTTGTTGGACGTAGTATAGTGGTCAGAAGGCTTGATGGTGACGATAGTAACTTGGCTTGTTCTAATATTGAAGTACCTACACAATCTCGAGTATTGCGTGGACGGTTTTCGACTGTAATGAGTGGAGATGTCTTTATAATATTACCTCGGTATGATTACGTTGACTACACTAAAAACGAAAAGACACTTATCAGTGTAGACTTGGAGCGTATTGATGGTGGGCCACCCAATACAAATATGCATGGATGGCAGATACAACGTGGTTATGCTGACTCTGGAAACGAGTGTGACAAATTAGATCCTATTTTAGGTCAGCGAACAGTGAGAGTAGGAGATGATACATGTTCAGAATTAAATCATCGCACCTGTCCCTTGGGTGACCTCACGGCCAAGTGTGGGACACTTTCTGTGGTCAATAATCGTATGAGAGCTTTCTGTACTGACAACCAATTGGGACTAGTTTCCTTTAGCACTTTGGACCGGGCAGTTCTCAGTATTTTAGCACCACTAAGCAATCGCATAATGGAGTGTGTTCAATTGGAAGAACAACGTCCTTCTGGAGCTATTATCAACTTTCGTAACTTGCGTACTCAGCCTGCTGTATTTGTTCATGTCGTCTTCTCTCAGTTAACACAATTTGATCCAATTTATTATCGCACGTACATAATAAGATTGAATGGAGATGCAGACAACCTCATCGTCTACGATGGTGATAATCCTGACCTCACCACTTGTACTAACCTTGGAGATGTACTTGGAGGAATGAGTAGTGTAGCTAACCCCAGAACCAGTGATCAATATCCGGCAGGTGAGCTTGGTCCAAAGATTGGTGGCTTAATGGGGAAAAGGGAATCACGTACTCACGGGCTTACTTCATCAATCCCAATAAGTGACATCATTGGTAGACCAGTGGCATTAACTCGATCAGATGGAACCATTTGGGGATGTGGTGAAGTACAGAATTACTACAATGCACCATACATGCCACCAGATGACGTTGTCGACTACTTGGATATTTGGAAGGGTCCTTCACAATGA